Part of the Bos indicus isolate NIAB-ARS_2022 breed Sahiwal x Tharparkar chromosome 29, NIAB-ARS_B.indTharparkar_mat_pri_1.0, whole genome shotgun sequence genome is shown below.
AAGGACCATCCAGAGAACTGTATCCAGTGTCGAACAAAAACAGGTCAAATGCACAGTGAACATGGAGGTTCCCAGGGGTAACAGATTCTCACAGGGGCAAGGGAGACTGGCTACCCTGGGAGAGGGTGTCTCCCTGCACTGCTCACTCACCCAGCTGAGATACTGAGGCCCTGGCCAGATGATAACTGACTAGCCCAGGGGACCTCCAAAGGACAGGTCAGCATTGTCTGAGGATACTACACAAAATCCCATCCATTATTGCCCCTTGTTCTCATTTCTGGATCCCACCTTCCTGATTCTCTGTTATAACACCTGCTGCACTGTGTGCCCGGGGTAGATAGCTATAGTTATGTGGGGTGTCTTTTATTATGAGTCGCTTTCAGATCTCAATACTGTGGCCAGCCTCTCTCCACTGCTGGCTAGCTTCTCCCTAAGGAGACTAGTTTTCGCCATTTGTTCAGCACTTTCCCTGTTTTTAAACTGACATTGATCTGTAATGAGAACTTACTCTGTCCTGGGTAAACCTGGACAGTTGGTCATCTTATCATAACTCTGTTCAGGCTGAGGAAATTCTCCCTAAACCTTTTTTCACCAGACTGTAGGGTCCTCTAACTGTGCTCCCCACCTCACACTCAGGGGTGCAGTGCTCCCCCAGCTGCACAGGCCTCTCTGGACCCTGTGAAGGACCCTGGTCAAAGCCCTGGTCAGGAGGCCTGGGGTGATTATGGATCCACGGATGGTTTGTGTATCtttatgtttgtgtgtttatttgtgtgtgtattcctaTGTGGCTctttgtgtgtgcttgtgtgtctctGACTGGCTATGCATGTTTATCTGTGCCTGCATGTGTTTCTATGTGCCTGCTGACATGCTGACATGTGCCCgcttgtgtgtttatgtgtgcttTGTGTCTGTATGTGTCACTGTGGGTGGTGTATATGTCTGTTGACTGTGTGTCTGCGAGTGCATTtctgtgtgtctgcctgtgtcAATGTACACATGTGGGAGCATCACTTGAGGTAGCCCTCAGAGGGAGAGGCTTGCTGGCCCATGTTTATCCGCCAGTAAGCAATTTCGTTCAATGGTACCCAGTTGAGTTCTCCCTGGTAGTAGTCTTTGTCCACACCACCAAACATCACCACACAGCCACTTACCCTGCATCTGTAGAGAGAATAAAGATGGGGATCCTTGGAGGACAGTAAATAGTACTATTAGGGCTGTGCTTGTCCACCCATCAAGGCCCTAATAAGCTCCCTATTTACAGAAGCAGAGATTGAGCCCAAGAGGGCTTGAGAACCTGGTTGAGGCCAGTAACTGGCTAATGAGTGGACAGAGGTTAGAAGCTGAGTCACCTGGCCGGGCTCCACCCACCCAGGCTTCTGAAGAGACCCTGGACCTCCTGAGACCTGAGTGCTCAGATACACCCTCAGAGGACAGTATGCTGAAGGGTTTTGACCTTCTGCTTGTCCAACTtgtcatttttcagaaaaatcaagGACTGAAAGCACTAAGAGTGTGGCTTCCGGTCACCCATATTGGCTTCATTGGCCATGACCTGTGCTATCTATAGGGCCTCCCATCAGCTGGGCCCACCGCCTCTGTTATCCCTGTCTTGAAATTTCCAATACTTGGTGAACAATGGCTCCCACACTTTAATTTTTCACTGGCTCCTGAAAATTGGGTAGCTGGTGTTTGGTTCCCAGTGAACTCATAGTGAGGAAGGAAAGATTTCTGCcatccctcttcttccttccatatcaaatccatcagcaaatcctgttgTCTTTTCCTCCAACTTGTATGCTGACACCTTCCATTGGTCTTCCCCTTTCCTCACCCCTAGACAAAGCTGCTTCTTTTGAGCCTAGGAGCatggttgtgttccaataaaactttatttataaaagccagTGGTGAAGCCAGGTGAGGGCTGGGGCCATAGTTATCTTGGGTTAGATTATCTCTCAGGATACTTCTGTATCAAGTGTTCGATAATTTTTGTGCAATGGAAAGCATCTTACAGCTAATTTGGATAGAGGGCTTGTCCAGCTCAGACTTACTTGCTCAAGAAGAAGGCAAAGACAGGCTCAGAAATGGCACCTTGTTTCTTCAGGTTGTCAAAGATGGGGATGGCTCCTATGGCGGACATGTGGGGGTAGTTCAAGCCCAAGAGGCCATCAAAAGGTGTATTATCAAACTTGTTTATCTCCAAGCTTAGGCCAAATGGCTGGTCAGTGCTAACAAGGTCCCCAGTCTGTGGAGAGGAGAGTATTCCCACATAAAGATTTAGGAAGTGGGGCTGGGACTAGGCTGACGTGCATTGCCATTAGATCCTCAGAGAAGAACTGAGGCTAAGCTGTGTCTTTGATGGACCTCAGATGGCTAGACCAAGATGGGAGGGAAATTTGGGTTCCATTTGTGTGGGACTGTGGATTTTAAAACATCTGCCCTAGCCTTCTGTCCAGGTGGGGCAACCAAGAGACTCAGGTCAGGACCCAATGGTGCCCCCTTCAGGACAAAAAGAGTAGAGAGCAGGAGAGCCTTCTATTGGTGACACTATGACTGAAGACAAAAATGGACTGAATTGATTGCAATGTATTTTGGATTCTGCATCTGCCAGGATGGCAGAAGCCAATTACGCAATGTTGCTGGCAGGGTTCTTATGAAATTACCTCCTGGGAAATACACATTGGGGatatgtgtgtctttgtgtgagtgtgtatgagagagagagtaAAAGAGGGAGGGCAACTCCGGAGGTAATTTGGGGGAGGCAGGCTGAAGGTTTTATTAGACTCTCAAAGGCCCCTGAAGTGAGAAACCATTTATTAGGCCCCACAACATCTCTGGCTTCCTTCTTTCTCAACTTGGATATCTGAAGTGCTTGACTGCCCCCAGGGTCCCCAGATTAGTTTTATCCTGTCCCCAAACATCTTACAGCAGCTTCAGTCCCGACAAGCCAGTCCACCTCCACCGCATACCACATATGTGACCTCAGCAAGGCCCTTGctgtctgcacctcagtttcctcatctgtatcatAAGCTTATCAAAGTACCTGCTGCGTGGGTTGTTGCAGGATTAAACAAGTTATTACCATCAAAGTGCCTGGAACAGTCAGAGAATATAAAAGTGCATGctcttttcccccttcttcttgCTCCCATCAAAATGAACCTTGAGCTGCTCATGGGCAGTGGAGTTGCAAGTCCACACCTCAAGGCACTCTCTGGGTTAGCTAATCTGGGAGTTTGTGTGTCAACACAGGCGCTGTCTCCCCAGGGACAGGATCCTGTAGGTAAGATGGCCAATATCTATGGGAGTTAGGAAAGGATGGGTTCTGCCAGCTGGTCCTGCATCTGTTTTGTAAGCAGCAGTCACTCCATAGTCAGTCCTGACTCAGCTTCTGTTTCCACATTACCCAAGTGGTGTCATAAGGAAACTTCATTATTCCAGTTTCATAGATGATGTTCAAAGGCTTATGGGTATTCCAATAGGTGGAAGACTCGTGATACTTGAAGGTATTGTGTGTATCTGCAGACACAAGACATGAAGGTCAGACAAGTGCCAAAGGTGGCGGGCAAGTAAAAGATGGGTGGATTGAGAGGTGCTTATACTCACAACAGGATGGACTAGTGCAAAATATGAAGGGCACCCACAAGTCAGATGAGCCTGTATCAAAGATGACCTGAAACTCCTGAGCGGGTGTTCCAATGGTGATGTTACCCACAGAGGACAACTGTGGGGACCAAAAGGGGGTTGGTTAGCGCAGACTTTGCCCCCTTCGATTCCCACACTGCTGCCTCTCTCTGGGTGTCACATGTCTCCTGAGATCACTTTCCAACCACTGTGCAGCTCACAGCCATAGCTCACAGAAATGcctgcatttgattttttttgctGTACTATGCGGCATATGGGATATTAGTTCTATGATCAGGCTTTGAAAcagtacctcctgcattggaagcccagagCTATAAGCACttgaccccagggaagtcctagtaccTTCATTTGAGGAGCTCTCTAGTCTCCTCTTCAAATTCAGCCTGAGCACCCCCTTCCCCAGAAGGTCCACCTTGATCAACCCCAGCCACTCCCTCTAAACTCAAACCATATCCAATCAACACCACACAGGTGACCCTCTCATTTGACATGTATTTACTCTTTGCCTATTTCTCATGCTAGCCTGGGCATTCTTGAAGACAAATTgagcctttatttaaaaaaaaattctaataaaagAAGAGCAGTTTAGTAACTCTACTGAACAATTTTACTACACAACTTACTGCTGTTATCCTTGCATCTGTTGAAGCTGAATTCCTCTGCCTGGGGATTCACAATTGCTTTGCAGTTGGCTTTATCTTTTGACTGGAGATGGCTCACCCTTCATCTGTAACTGAGTGGCTCACTTAGTTCAGAAGGAACAATCTCCCTCAAACTAATGACACATCTTTGACACAGAAATGGTTGTTTACCTGCCACCTGGTAATGCTGGGCCCAGTCACCACAGACCGAGAGTTGAGGATGAGAGTGCCTTCTCCTCTGGAATGGGGTCCTTGTTCCCCAGTGTCCCTGCCTTCTGCAGGAGCCCCAGC
Proteins encoded:
- the LOC139180681 gene encoding pregnancy-associated glycoprotein 1-like codes for the protein MRNFLDLSSVGNITIGTPAQEFQVIFDTGSSDLWVPFIFCTSPSCYTHNTFKYHESSTYWNTHKPLNIIYETGIMKFPYDTTWTGDLVSTDQPFGLSLEINKFDNTPFDGLLGLNYPHMSAIGAIPIFDNLKKQGAISEPVFAFFLSKCRVSGCVVMFGGVDKDYYQGELNWVPLNEIAYWRINMGHISMKRKVIACSRGCHVIMDTGTPVTVGPTRLVNNIQKLITPGHRHYVSCFAINTLPSILFTINGINYPMPAQAYILKDSQGHCFGTFKENRVSTSTETWILGDVFLRLYFSVYDRGNDRIGLAPAV